The bacterium genome includes the window GACGCGCCTCCCGCGGGGGGAGCGTCGAGCGCCCGCTGCACGTCGCGCTCGATGATCCGGCCGTCGGGACCGGTGCCGCGAAGGGAATGGAGATCGATCCCGCGCGCCGAGGCGAGCGCGCGCGCGCGCGGCGACACGCGAACGCGCCCGTCACCCGATGTGCCGCCCACCGCGGCCGCGCCGGTCGTTCGGGGAGGCGTCGTCAGCTCACTCAACGGCCGGGGCCCCGGCGCATTCACCGATACACCAGACACTGCCGGCGCGGGCGACGGGGCGGAACGTTCAACGATTCGCTCTCCGGGCTCGCCGATCAAGGCGATCGGCGTGGCGACGGGCGCCGTGGCGCCTTCGGGGACGAGAATCCGCAGCAGCACGCCCGACGCCGGCGATTCAACTTCGATCGTCGCCTTGTCGGTCATCACTTCGAACAGCGGCTCGCCCTTCGCGACCCGGCTGCCCTCGGGCTTGACCCACCGGACGATCGTGCCGTCGTCTTGGGTCAGGCCGAGTTTCGGGAGCACGACCTCCGTCGCCATCAGGCCGACGGCCTCGAGGCCCGCCCGGGCGGCGCGGCCGTCACGCCATCAGCCGGCGGGAGGCGGCCACGATGCCGTCCACCTGCGGCAGGGCCGCCGCCTCGAGCCGGCCGCTGTAGGGCACCGGCACGTTGGCGCCGCACACCCGGACCGGCGGCGCGTCCAGGGCGTCGAAGGCCGCCGCGACGACCTGCGCGACGACCTCGGCGCCGATGCCGCCCCGCTCGTACGCCTCGTGCGTCACGATGAGCCGGCCGGTCTTGCGGACGGACGCGACGATCGTCTCCACGTCGAGCGGCACCAGGGTGCGGGGATCGATCACCTCGAGCTCGATGCCTTCGGCCGCCAGTTGATCGGCCGCCTCCAGGGCTTTGAGCACCATCGTGTGGATGCCGACGACGGTCACGTGGCGCCCCTCG containing:
- a CDS encoding biotin/lipoyl-containing protein; its protein translation is MATEVVLPKLGLTQDDGTIVRWVKPEGSRVAKGEPLFEVMTDKATIEVESPASGVLLRILVPEGATAPVATPIALIGEPGERIVERSAPSPAPAVSGVSVNAPGPRPLSELTTPPRTTGAAAVGGTSGDGRVRVSPRARALASARGIDLHSLRGTGPDGRIIERDVQRALDAPPAGGAS